Genomic window (Gemmatimonadota bacterium):
ATCTGCATGTGGCGATAGATGTTTTCCACCACCACGATCGCGTCGTCTACGAGGATCCCGATCGAGAAGATCAAGGCAAACAACGTGATGCGGTTGAGCGTGTAACCGAGGGCGTAGTAGGCAAACAGGGTCAGGGCGAGCGTCACGGGAACCGCGACGAGGACGACGAGGGCCTCGCGCCACCCCAGGAAGAGTCCCACGAGGAGCGTGACGGAGAGCGTCGCGAGGAGCAGGTGGAGGATCAGTTCGCTGGCCTTCTCCGCCGCCGTCTCGCCATAGTCCCGCGTGACCTCGACGGAGACATCCGCCGGGACGATGCGCCCCTGTGCATCATGCAGGCGGGCCTCGACCGCGCGGGTGACCGTGGTCGCATTCGCGCCGGGGCGCTTGGCAATCGCCAGGGTCACGGCAGGGCGTGGCCCCTCGGTCCTGGTCGCGTGCGTCACGTAGTCCGTGACGTCCCCATGCCCTTCGCGGACGGCCGGGACGTCGCGGAGCATCACGGGCGCTCCCTGTCGCATCGACACCACGACCATGCCGACGTCCTGTGCCGTGGCCAGGGGAGCCCCGATCGCCACACGCACGCCTTGGTTTGCGACCGCGAGGTCCCCAGCCTGCACACGAGCGTTGGACCCGCGGATGGCCTGGAGGACCTCACCCGGTGTCACCCCACGAGCCGCCAGCTTGGCGGCGTCCAACCACACTTCCACCTGGCGCGATCGCCCCCCGATGACCGAAGTCTCGGCAACATCGGTAATCGTGCGGACCTCGTCCTCCAGGTGCACCGCGATGGCCCGTAGCGCCTCCGCATCGTAGGCCGCGGACGACAGGGTGAGCGTCATCACGGGCACGTCGTCGATGGAGTGCGGCTTGACGACGGGCGGCATGGCGCCGGCCGGCATCGCGTCCATGGACGACGCGAGCTTGGCATGGACGCGCGTGATGCTGCGCTCCTGGTCCTCACCGACCTTAAAGCGCACCGTCACCATGGCGTACCCGTCGCCGGACATGGTGTAGACATGCTCCACACCGGGGAGTTCCCACATGCGACGTTCGAGTGGACGGCCGATGGTGTTCTCCACCTCCTCGGGCCCGGCGCCTGGCAGCGCCGCGATCACGTCGATCATCGGTACCGAGATTTGCGGCTCCTCTTCGCGCGGAGTCGCCATGATGCCGATCACCCCGACCGCGAGTGAAGCGAGCGTGACCAGTGGCGTGAGTCGGGACTGGAGGAACGCCCGAGCGATACGACCTGAGATACCCATGGTCAGCTCCCGCGGACCGGGGCGGTCGGCACGAGGATCACATCACCAGCCCGCAACCCTCCCAGGACTTCAAGCCGCCCCTCGGGACCCGCGCTGACGCGCACCCAGCGGGTTGTCGCCGTGTTGCCCGTCCGAACCACGACACCGGTGAGGTCGCCTTGGCGCCGGACGCTCGCCGCGGGAATGAGAATAGCAGACCGTGTGCCGTTGGGAATGCGGAGCGTCGCGGTCCCACCGGCGGCCAGTCGCCGCTCGCCGTTAGGCACGATGGCATTGATGGTGTACAGCCCCCCCGACGTGGAGGGGACCACGGCCTCAACGACGCCGCGAGCCACCGTCCCCTCGATCACCACATCGACGAGCTGGCCGCGACGGAGCGTCCGCGCCTCCACGGGCTGAGCGGTTGCCGTCACGCGGAGCCTGGACTGGTCCTGCACGGAGACGAGCGGGGCACCGGGGGCCGCGAACGCCCCGGGATCGACCCAGCGCTGTGTGACCACCCCGGCCGACGGGCTGCGCACGGTGGCGTAGTCGGCGATCGCATCCACCTCCGCGCGGCCGGCTCGAGCGGCGTTCACTCCGGCCTCCGCACGCTGCAATCCCGCCTCCGCTGCGTCCAGTTGGGCTTTCGGTGCGGCACTGTCGGCAAAGAGCGCCCGCATCCGTCCCGCGTACAGCGCCGCTTCGTTGCGGGCCGCCTCGGCCGCAGCCATCGCGGCCTGGACCTGCGTCCCCTTGGCTTCCACGTCGCGCGCGTCGATGCGAGCCAGGACCTGCCCTGCTCGGACCACGTCACCCTCTTGTACGAGGATGGCCGTCACCGTCCCCATGAGCTTGGTGCTCACGGTGGACTGTGTGATGGGCTCCGCGGTGCCTGGTGCCTCGACCATGGCGGTGATCGTCGTGTCGGTCACGGTGAACGCCGTGCCGGAGGGTACCGCCTCGGTGGCGCTCTCAGCGTGCGGCGCCGGGTCTCCCCCGCAGGCTGCCAGGATGGCCAGGCCAGCGCCGAGGACAACAGATGAAGTACGGATCGTGATCATGGGAGGGTATCCAAACGAGAGAGCCAGGCCGGGGCATTTCCGGTGGCCTGCAGTCGGTCAGTGAGTGCGGTGATCAGTGCGTAACGCGAAGCGGCCTCGGCGAGGCGTGCCTGCACTTCCGTGGTTGAGGCATCCAACAACTCCGTGATGGCGGCCAGCCCGCCCTCGTACTTCCGCGCGATGATGCGATGCGCGTCGGTCGCCTGCGTTACCCCGCGCTCCGCGATGACCAGGCGGGCGGCGGCGACCTCGACGGCGCTGCGGGATTGCGCGTTCTCAAGGGCGGCCTGGGCGATGGCGCCGTCCTGCATCGCCCGAGCAGCGGCTACACGACTGCTCGTCACCCGGCGTTCCGACAGCTCGGAGGCCCCGCTGAATGGGGACCACGACGCCATGAGACCCACCGTCCAGTTGTTGCGCCCCCCGAACGGCAGGTCGGGTGAGTTCCAGTCCAGCCGGGCAAAAGAGTTCACCCGCGGGAGCAGCAGTGCGCGCGCGCGATCGTGATCGGCGGCCGCGGCGGCAGCTCCGGTGCGCGCCGCTCGTACATCCGCGCGTTCCGTCGTCCCCAACGCCATCACCTGCTCGACGCTTTCGCGCAAGCGCTGGGACGAGGGCAGCGCTGCAGGCAGGGCGAAGGTGGTGTCCTCCGGCGTACCAATCGCCGTGGCAAGCCCTGCGCGTGCGAGCCGCGTCGCCGCGACCGCCTCGAGGTGCATCACCTCGACCTCGCCCGCCCGCACGGACGCCAGCATGGCGTCGCTTGGGGTCACCAGTCCATTGCGTTCCATGGACTGGGCCTGCCGGACGTGCGCCGTGGCGCTCTGTAGCGCGGTCTCCAGGGCCGTGGCCTTGGCCCCGGCGAGCACGGCCCCGTACCATGCGCGAACCACTTGTGCCGCTGTCTGGTTCCGGGACCAGGCGGCGACCTCGGTTGACGCGTCGGCCGCATGCGTCACGGCGCGGCGTCCAACCCAGGCATCGGCGTTGAAGATCGGCTGCTCGAGCACCAGGGCGGCCGCGTGATTCCCCACGGCGGACGGGAAGTTGAGGCGCGTGGGGTCGAAGTCTGCCTGCGCGATGCGGCGCTGCCGCAACGCGGTGCCGAAGGCCCCGATGGGGTCGGTGGTGCGCAGGTACCCCGCTTCCACGCGGGCACTGGGAAGGATGCCCTTGAGGGGGAGGAGCGTGTTCGCCCGGGCGGCATCGGCCCCGGCGGATGCCCCCCGATTGGCGTACCCACGCTGGTCCGCGCGGGCGATCGCGTCGGCGAGGCCGAGGCGGGCGGGTTGGGCGTGCGCCGCGAGTGGGGCCAGCGCGAGCGCGACGACGAGACGAAGGGTCACAAGGCAGGGAGCAAGAGGTACTAGATATAACTATATGGTTATATCCCGACTCCTGCAAGTCCGTTCCCGCTTGTCCCAACACGCACGCGGGCCCCGGCGTCACGGCCGGGGCCCGCGGCGTTCCTGTTGACGCCTCGGCTAGAAGCCGTTTACCTGCACACACCCCTTGGGTTGGGGCGTCCGCTGGTTGCACTCATCCGCGGGCAGCGGGACGATCGGGTACACCAGGTGGCTGGGCAACGCCTTGGGGAGCTGCGCCAACCGGCCGTACCGCCGCATGTCGTGCCAGCGGTGCCCGTACTCGAACAGCAGCGAATACCGCCGGTTGTAGAGGATCTCGCTGACCAAATCGCCGGCGAAACCGGCGCCGAGGGGGGCGAGACCACCGGAGTTGACCCGTACAAAGTCCAGGTCCGCGATGGCCGCCGCGCGGTTGCCCAGCCCGTTGTTCGCTTCGGCGCGCAACAGGATCAGCTCCTCGTTCTTGATGACCGGGATCGGGGTCACGTTGGTGGGATAGATCGTGAACCGCAGGCTCGACGTAACGCCCTGGTTCGAGATCGTGGCGCCCGTGGTGACCTTTCCGGTGCGGAGGTCTGGCTGGCCGTTCGCCCGCAGCTGGGCATCCGGGATGATCGACGGGTGCGCCGCCAGCGCGCGCGGCGCCGGATCGAACAATCCGTTGGTGGCATCACCGGCAGACGTCGAGAAGACGTGGTAGACCCCGGTGGCCAGGGCGGCCGCCGTGGTCGCGGACGTCGAGATGAAGCTCTCGTTCAGCGCGGTGAGGGCGTCCGCCCAGCGGGTGCGGTAGACCTCGGCGCGCGCCTTCATCGCGCGGTTGAACCGCAGGAAGTTCGCGGGAGTGTTGAAGCCCGCGAAGCCCGAGTGCAGGGTGAACGGGAATGCCGCCCCACCAGCGGTGAGATGGGTCTTGGCCTCATCGAGGAGCGTCGCCACCCGGTTGAAGCCCTCTTCGCGGGTCACGAAGGGACCCAGCTCCCTTGCCGTCGGGTCGACCTGCAGCACGATCCCGAAGGTGTCCCGGACCCGCAGCTGGTCCAGAAAGGCCATCGCCATAAAGGTCTTCGTGAAGCCCTTCATCGCTTCCTTCTGCGGTGCCGTGTAGTCCGGCACCTTGTCGACGATGTCGAGGATCGTCTGCGCCGTGAGCACCTGTCGGTACGTCGCGGACCAACCGAGGTCCGTCCCGAAGCCGCCGGGGGTCAGTGGTTGCGCGAGAAAGGAGAGCACGAACCGGGCGTCCGCGACGTCCAAATTATATGACTCCCGGCCGAAGATCCCGAGGGTCGACGCGTATCCGGCGATCGAGCCACGTGCGCCGACGAGGAGCCCCAGCGCCGTGGTGTTCACCACAGCGGCCTTGGGGGCGGCGAGTAGCTGGTCGACGTTCGGGGAGTTGAAGTTCGGCACGACCACTTCCTTGCAGGCCGTGACAGTGAGTGCGGCGCCGAGCATGGCGACCGCAACGACCCGGCGAGCCGGGACCATCGAGGATGTCGTCATTGCTCAGAACTCCAGGCTGAGGTTGAGCCAGAACGAGCGGGACGCCGGGTAGGCGGCCAGCTCACGATTGCGCTGCACGGCCCCGGGCACGTTGCCGGCGCCGAAGTTCTCGGCCTCCGGGTCCCCACCGCGGAACTTGGTCCACCAATACAGGTTGCGTCCACTGGCCTGCAACCGCGCGTTGGACACGCGGCTCCACAATCCCTGCGTGAAGCTGTTCGGCAGGTCGTAGCCCAGCGTCACTTCGCGCAGCTTCGTGTAAGTCGCCTCCTGGTAGAAGATGCGCGTCACGGACAGGTACGTCGTCCGGCGCCACTCGCCAAGCTTCACCCCGTTCGGCCCGGGCGCGTCGTAGTCGCGCGAGTTCTGCCCGAGGTCGTAGTGACGCCAGGTCCCGTTGGCGAGCATCCCGCCCTGCTGGCGATCCAGCAGCGCGAAGGCCGAGAAGCGCTTGAAGCGGAGTTCATTGGAGAGGCCTGCGGTCCAGTCCGGGTTGCCGTCGCCCATCAGGACGCCGTTCGGAGCCAGGACGCGACCCGGCTGCGGCAAGGTGTCGTTGCCGAACAGCTGCGTGGCCGACTTCCCCTCCTCGACCTTCACGGCGCCCACCTGGAAGGTGCCCAACAGGAAGGCCGGCACCGGCAGGTTGGTGATCTCGCTGCGGTTCATCCCGAAGTTGAGGCGCGTGTTCCACGAAAAGGTCTGGTTCTGGATCGGGAAGAGGGACGCCGTGGCCTCTGCGCCCCACACCTTCATCTCCGCGCCGTTCGAGATCTCCGAGGAGTAGCCAGAGGTCGGGGGCAGCGTGCGCGTGATCAGGAGGTCCGAGATGTTCCGCTGGAAGACGGTGAAATCCAGCGTCCCGCGGTTGTTGAACAAGGCGGCATCGATACCGACCTCGACTTCCCGCTGCCGCTCCGGACGCAGGTCCGGCGACGCCAGGGTGGTACCGATCCGGAATGCCCCGGAACCGGAGATGTTCGAGAGGTCCAGTCCCGTGAACTTCTGGCCATACAGCGGCTGGTTGCCGGTTTCGCCGTACGCCGCCCGGAACTTCAGTTCATCGATCTTGCCTGGCATCAGGGCAGGCAAACGGTACGACGCCGATGCCTTGGGGAAGAGGAAGAACTTGCCCGGATCGCCGTTGTTGGAGCTGCGGTCGGCGCGCGCGCCGACGGTAAGCAGCAGGCGATCGTTGTACAGCCACTCGGTCTGCCCAAAGACACCGAAGTCCTCGGTCAGCTGCCGGGCCTCGTCGACCTCGCGCTGGGTACCGGCCGTCACCACCTCAAGCCCCCCAAGCAGCCCCAGGGCGGCTCCGCGGCTGACGCCAAACTTGCGCTTCTCCCACTGCGTGCCGACCTGGCTCGTCGCCGTCCAGCGCGAAAACGGGCGCCACTCGTGCACGACGTTCAGGTTCAGGTTGCCTTGCGTGTTGTTGCCATCACCCACGGTGGCCGTGCCCGGCAGCCCATCCAGCGGCTCATACTGCAGCTCGGGCGGTGAATAGACCTCGTTATGCTGCTGGAGAACGTCGGCGCCGCCGTACCCGACGAAACGGATCGACTGCTTGTTGTTGGCCCACAGGTCCCAGGTGAGCCGCGCGGTCGTGATGTTGCGCCAGACCCCTTCCTCGTTCTTGATGAGGTCGATGGTGTGCAACGGGTTCGAGTTGTAGAACGGGTTTCGCGGCCAAGTGCCATCCGGACGCTGCCGGAGGTCAAGAAAACTCGGGATCTTCGTCAACGTGTAGGCGATCGAGTTGCCGGCGTTGTCATTCCCGAACAGGCCGCGGTCACTCAGCGTGCGCAGCACCTCTGTCCCCACCTGCAGCTCCATCTTGTCCGAGAGGCGCTGGTCGAGGTTCACGCGCAGCCCGAACTTGGAGGCAAAAGTGTTCTTGACGATGCCCCCTTCGTAACGGCCGGTCCCGGACACGAAATACCGCGTATCGGCCGACCCGCCGCTCACCGAAAGCGTCCCCTCCTTGTTGAAGGGCGTGTTGCCGTAGGTGAGATCCTCGTAGTCAAGATTCACGTCCGGCGTCCAGAGGGGCCCGAGCACCGGGTTGATGCGCGCCGCATCCGCCGCGCTCAGGAACTTGCGCTGGCCGTTCCGATAGGCCAACTCCGCCGTGCCGCCGCCCGTACGCAAGTTAAACTGCGGGCGCCCGGCCTGACCGCGCTTGGTCGTGATGATGATGACACCGCCCGACGCCTTGGAGCCGTAGATCGCCGCTGCGGCCGACCCCTTGAGCACTTCCAGGCTCTCGATGTCGTTGGGATTGAGGTCGGCGATCCGGTTCACGGGCGCCTCCTGCGTGACGGCCGAAATCGCGGCGCCCGCCGCGCGCGTGACGCGATTGGTGCCGTTACCGATCGACACATCCGAGGTGATCACCCCGTCCACCACATACAACGGCTGCGCACTGCCGAGGATGGACGAGATACCGCGGATCCGCACCCGGTTGCCACCGCCCGGAGCGCCGGTGCTCGTTGAGATATTCGCGCCGGCAATCTTCCCCTGGAGTGCCTGGTCCACGGCGGAGGCCGACACCTTGGCCACCTGCTCGGCGCTGACGCTCGCGATGGAGTTGGGAAGGTTGCGCCGCGAGATGCCGGTCGCCTGCCCCGTGATGACCACCTGGTCGAGCTTGAGCGCGTCCTTTCGCATCACGATCGCAATGTCTGACTGGTCGGCCGCAACGCGGGCCTCGACCGGGGGATACCCCAACCGACGAACAACGAGAACGACTTCGCCGGCTGGCACCCGAACGGCGAACGTGCCGTCCTCGCGCGTGAGACCACCCGTGGTGCTGCCGCGAACCTGGATCTGCGCCGATGGAATGGGCGCGCCGGAGCCTTCTTCGGTCACCTTGCCGGTGACCTGGCGTCCCTGGGCCATCGCAGTGCTGCTCGCGAGCCCCAGAATTGCCAACAGGATCGACCAACGTCGTTTCATGGGAGTGAGTGAAGGGGGAGAGGTCAAACGATAGTGCCATGCGTCCCGCGCCGCATCCACACACACGGGACGGAAGCAGCGATACAGCTGTCGGAGACGTGGGAGTCGCCGTGCATGCGCGTGCGAGGGATCAGTACTTCCACCACGGCGTGGTCGTCCCGGCAGGCATGAACCGCAGCCCGTGCTGCGCCATCTCCTTGAGGCGCTCGGCCTGGGACACCGGGCCGCTCCAGCAATGGGGCTTCTGGTCGCCGTACATGAAGAACCCGTCGTAGTGCGGGTTGGTGGTCGTCTTCATCCAGGCGTCCAGTTCCCGCGTGGCGCGATCGAGGAAGTAGGTGTCCGCATCCCCCATGTAGATGTAGAGCTTGTTGACCAGCTTGGGGCCCAGCGTCGCCCAGTTCTTCCGCATGATGTGCAGCAGGTCGTAGTTCTCGCGCCAGTACTCGGCGACGGTCCGATCCACCTTCCCTGTCTTCTTGTCGAACACCGGCTTGAAGTAGCCGTCGTCGCCGAGGGGTCCGTAGGTCGCCGACCAGATATCGAGCTGATGGCCGGAGCGTCCCTTCGTGCCGTTCACGAGCTCCATCCAGTTTCGTTGCTGCGAGGTCTGCCGCACCTCGCCGTTCACCTCGCGGGAGTTGATCGTCGGCGTCCGATGCCATTCGGTGACCTGCTTGTAGTACGCGTTGTCGTCCTTGTAGATGTTGATCCCTTCAACATCGGAGAAGGTGACCGGGTCGGGGCAGTAGGCCCAGGCGCCACCAAAGAAGTCCGGGTGGAAGATCTGGAGCGCGAGCGCTTCCCACCCCCCAGTTGACCCGCCGTGCAGCCAGCGCGCCCATGGCTCCTTGATGATCCGGTAGCGTTTCTCGATCTCCGGGATGAGCTCCTGCATGATCGCGTCCCCGTAGGGGCCGTTGTTCACCGAGTTCACGGCGTACGAGTCGTCGAAGTACGGCGTGGGATGCTGGAACGTCACGACGATCATCCGCGGGAAGTTGTCCTTGGCCCACTCGCGGTGGAGGTCGCCACCCTCCTCGAACCGTAGCGGCGCCCCGGTCGAGAAATGCCCCTGCTCGTACAACACAGGGTAGGAGATCGTGGACGTCTTGTAGTCCCGCGGAAGCAACACGGTGGCACCGAGGTAGATCGGGCGGCCCCAGAACTTAGAAAGCATGGGCGACTGCAGGCGAAAGCGCTCTACCCACGAGGTATTCGCCGGCATCTCGATCGCCGGAACCTTCTGGTCGGCGACCAAACGGATCGTCCCCCTGGTGAGCGGGTCGACCCGGACCTGCCGAGGGGTCGAGAAGAGGTTGCCTGGTGAACGATTCCACTGCTGGCCTTCCCACTGGTCGTCGTGCATCCAGAGCACCTTGCCGTCCGCTCGACGAAACTCCGAGTAGACGCTCACCATGGCCTGCACCCAGTAGTCGCCCGGAGGAATGTCCGCCATGTCCCAGACCGGATGCCCGAGGTCACTGCCGTCGACCACGGCCACACCGCCGACGGGGAGCCGCTCGATGTCGCGGCCGAACATCGGTGTGCCGACGCGACTGATCTGCAGCCGCGGCTCTGCCTGGCTGTTGCGCGATAGGATGATGAAGACCCTCCCGGTGGTCGCCTCACTCCGGGTCGACGCTGGTACTTCAACCTCAAAGCGGAGCTTGGCGCGACCGGTCGGCCAGCCGGCCGAGAGTTGGGCCGGGAGTTCGGTCGCCCCGATCGACCAAACGGCGAGCAAGAGAAGGCTGTGGCGCATGGGTACCCCTCGAAGGTGGCCTGCGGAGCTGAACAACTTCGATCGCGGCAGGGAACGCGCAAGAGGGTGTGCCCGACAGCCGGTCGCTGCCTTCGGAGCGTACCTCGCGGTGTTGGTGTTTGCTCACGCGGGCCGTTGACTGAACATTGCTATCCCTTGCCTAGCTCCATTCCCGAACCTTGCCCGCCACCATGTCCCCATCACGACGTGACTTCGTGCAGCATCTCGCCCTCGGCTCCGTGGGCGTTGCCGGGCTCCGACACACCATCCCTGCAGACCTCTTCCCGGTGCAGGCCGGTCCGTGGGACACCACGTGGGCCACGCGGATCAAGGGCAAGCACAAGGCCTGCTTCGACTGCACAGAGCCGGAAAGCGGCTACGGTGTGTGGCGCGCGAATGCCTGGTTCGGCCAGTACATGGACGTCCTGAAGGTTGGCGCGGCCGACCTCTCCCCGGTGCTCATCCTGCGGCACAACGCCATCGTCCTGACGCTTCAACACGCTTTCATCAAGAAATACGCGTTGGGCAAGAAGTTCGGCGTCACCCACCCGCTGACGGGCGCGGCCATTGAGCAGAACCCGGCGCTGTTGGACGAAAAGGACGGCATCCCTGCCCCGTTCAACAACGGTGCGCTCCCGAAACAGATCGCGCGCGGCGTAATCACCCTCGCGTGCAACCTCGCGTTGCAGGACGTCGTGGACGTCGTCGCCAGCGCGGACAAGGTGAGCGACGCTGAAGCGCGCAAGCGCTCGCTCGCCGCGATGCTCCCCGGCGTGATCTTGCAGCCTTCAGGTGTGTTCGCTGCGGTGCGTGCCCAGGAAGCAGGCTGCGCCTACGTGAAGGCGAGCTGAGGTCGCGGGGGCACCATGGACAAGGGGCAGGAGCCGCGTGGAGTTTCGACGCGACTCCTGCCCCCGCCCCGCCCCGGGCGACTACTGACTGGCTGGCCGCCCGGGCACCGGCTCGCGACCGGCACCGAGGTCATTCCAGTTGAGGATCGTGTTGAACCCCATGAAGTAGGTCCCGTGGGTCTGCCATCGCCAGAACGGACGGATCCCGAACATCACCACATGGCCCT
Coding sequences:
- a CDS encoding efflux RND transporter periplasmic adaptor subunit; its protein translation is MITIRTSSVVLGAGLAILAACGGDPAPHAESATEAVPSGTAFTVTDTTITAMVEAPGTAEPITQSTVSTKLMGTVTAILVQEGDVVRAGQVLARIDARDVEAKGTQVQAAMAAAEAARNEAALYAGRMRALFADSAAPKAQLDAAEAGLQRAEAGVNAARAGRAEVDAIADYATVRSPSAGVVTQRWVDPGAFAAPGAPLVSVQDQSRLRVTATAQPVEARTLRRGQLVDVVIEGTVARGVVEAVVPSTSGGLYTINAIVPNGERRLAAGGTATLRIPNGTRSAILIPAASVRRQGDLTGVVVRTGNTATTRWVRVSAGPEGRLEVLGGLRAGDVILVPTAPVRGS
- a CDS encoding TolC family protein → MTLRLVVALALAPLAAHAQPARLGLADAIARADQRGYANRGASAGADAARANTLLPLKGILPSARVEAGYLRTTDPIGAFGTALRQRRIAQADFDPTRLNFPSAVGNHAAALVLEQPIFNADAWVGRRAVTHAADASTEVAAWSRNQTAAQVVRAWYGAVLAGAKATALETALQSATAHVRQAQSMERNGLVTPSDAMLASVRAGEVEVMHLEAVAATRLARAGLATAIGTPEDTTFALPAALPSSQRLRESVEQVMALGTTERADVRAARTGAAAAAADHDRARALLLPRVNSFARLDWNSPDLPFGGRNNWTVGLMASWSPFSGASELSERRVTSSRVAAARAMQDGAIAQAALENAQSRSAVEVAAARLVIAERGVTQATDAHRIIARKYEGGLAAITELLDASTTEVQARLAEAASRYALITALTDRLQATGNAPAWLSRLDTLP
- a CDS encoding RagB/SusD family nutrient uptake outer membrane protein, whose amino-acid sequence is MTTSSMVPARRVVAVAMLGAALTVTACKEVVVPNFNSPNVDQLLAAPKAAVVNTTALGLLVGARGSIAGYASTLGIFGRESYNLDVADARFVLSFLAQPLTPGGFGTDLGWSATYRQVLTAQTILDIVDKVPDYTAPQKEAMKGFTKTFMAMAFLDQLRVRDTFGIVLQVDPTARELGPFVTREEGFNRVATLLDEAKTHLTAGGAAFPFTLHSGFAGFNTPANFLRFNRAMKARAEVYRTRWADALTALNESFISTSATTAAALATGVYHVFSTSAGDATNGLFDPAPRALAAHPSIIPDAQLRANGQPDLRTGKVTTGATISNQGVTSSLRFTIYPTNVTPIPVIKNEELILLRAEANNGLGNRAAAIADLDFVRVNSGGLAPLGAGFAGDLVSEILYNRRYSLLFEYGHRWHDMRRYGRLAQLPKALPSHLVYPIVPLPADECNQRTPQPKGCVQVNGF
- a CDS encoding SusC/RagA family TonB-linked outer membrane protein; translated protein: MKRRWSILLAILGLASSTAMAQGRQVTGKVTEEGSGAPIPSAQIQVRGSTTGGLTREDGTFAVRVPAGEVVLVVRRLGYPPVEARVAADQSDIAIVMRKDALKLDQVVITGQATGISRRNLPNSIASVSAEQVAKVSASAVDQALQGKIAGANISTSTGAPGGGNRVRIRGISSILGSAQPLYVVDGVITSDVSIGNGTNRVTRAAGAAISAVTQEAPVNRIADLNPNDIESLEVLKGSAAAAIYGSKASGGVIIITTKRGQAGRPQFNLRTGGGTAELAYRNGQRKFLSAADAARINPVLGPLWTPDVNLDYEDLTYGNTPFNKEGTLSVSGGSADTRYFVSGTGRYEGGIVKNTFASKFGLRVNLDQRLSDKMELQVGTEVLRTLSDRGLFGNDNAGNSIAYTLTKIPSFLDLRQRPDGTWPRNPFYNSNPLHTIDLIKNEEGVWRNITTARLTWDLWANNKQSIRFVGYGGADVLQQHNEVYSPPELQYEPLDGLPGTATVGDGNNTQGNLNLNVVHEWRPFSRWTATSQVGTQWEKRKFGVSRGAALGLLGGLEVVTAGTQREVDEARQLTEDFGVFGQTEWLYNDRLLLTVGARADRSSNNGDPGKFFLFPKASASYRLPALMPGKIDELKFRAAYGETGNQPLYGQKFTGLDLSNISGSGAFRIGTTLASPDLRPERQREVEVGIDAALFNNRGTLDFTVFQRNISDLLITRTLPPTSGYSSEISNGAEMKVWGAEATASLFPIQNQTFSWNTRLNFGMNRSEITNLPVPAFLLGTFQVGAVKVEEGKSATQLFGNDTLPQPGRVLAPNGVLMGDGNPDWTAGLSNELRFKRFSAFALLDRQQGGMLANGTWRHYDLGQNSRDYDAPGPNGVKLGEWRRTTYLSVTRIFYQEATYTKLREVTLGYDLPNSFTQGLWSRVSNARLQASGRNLYWWTKFRGGDPEAENFGAGNVPGAVQRNRELAAYPASRSFWLNLSLEF